A genomic segment from Paenibacillus sp. FSL K6-1096 encodes:
- a CDS encoding DUF1129 family protein — MKVKAMIKQNNRLREQMTPANRSYYEDMILAMRASSVEAVRAEKLLLEAAELLLKGQAKGKTARQIFGEHPADYFREVMDSSPPRTPRSRLASSLMISMAALTIMFGAMGAGGLLMQWSGGPAEIFGQLSIFTIIIVAFGSVVLIELIMKWMASLAEEDRPKQRSFDIRGLGIYIAVAVAAIFAGMFLDNLFPVIHISPWVSLALALAGGLGLKLQSFRS; from the coding sequence ATGAAAGTCAAAGCTATGATTAAGCAGAATAACCGGCTGCGGGAGCAGATGACGCCTGCAAACCGCTCCTATTACGAGGATATGATTCTGGCGATGCGCGCCAGTTCAGTAGAGGCTGTACGTGCAGAGAAGCTGCTGCTGGAGGCGGCGGAGCTGCTCTTGAAGGGACAAGCCAAGGGCAAGACAGCCCGGCAGATCTTCGGCGAGCACCCCGCCGACTATTTCCGGGAGGTAATGGACAGCAGCCCCCCGCGCACTCCGCGCAGCAGGCTGGCCAGCTCCCTGATGATCTCTATGGCGGCGCTGACGATTATGTTCGGCGCGATGGGGGCGGGCGGACTCCTGATGCAGTGGAGCGGCGGGCCTGCCGAGATCTTCGGCCAGCTCAGCATTTTCACTATTATTATTGTGGCCTTTGGTTCAGTTGTGCTGATTGAACTTATTATGAAATGGATGGCCTCCTTAGCCGAGGAGGACCGCCCGAAGCAGAGGAGCTTCGATATCCGGGGCTTGGGCATCTATATCGCGGTGGCGGTGGCCGCCATCTTCGCCGGTATGTTCCTCGACAATCTGTTTCCGGTCATCCATATCTCCCCGTGGGTCAGCCTGGCCCTTGCCCTGGCAGGCGGACTGGGGCTGAAATTACAATCCTTCCGATCCTAG